ACGGCCAAAAAACGAAACAAAACAAGAGTGACAGGTTTGCTCTTGACGTCCTGGTGAGCATAAAATAGATCAACAGTATGGTGTGGAATGAAACCAAATATTAGGATGAATACTCTATATGATCAGGTAGTACATAATGCGTATCTTTTTGTCCAATACATAGTAGGACATGGGAGCAGATCCAGTGTTCCTCCAAAGGATTCCCCACCGGTTACCTCCAATACTGATAAAGGCTATTGCCCCACTTATATTTCCAACAAAGACTGTTTCATGGTACCCCACCTTCCAAATTATTATCAGATAGATACAGATTGGTGAGGTGTTGCAAGCCACTCAGCTCTCTTGGGATGAAGCCCATCAAATTGTTTTGCTGAAGGTCTAGGTGTTGTAAGAGTCCAAGATTACCAAAAGAAATTTGAACTTGACCAACGAAATTGTTGAATGACAAGTCTAACCACTTTAGCCCTGAAATATTGCCTAGTGATGCTGGGAGATGACCTTCAAAATTATTTTCGTACAATGTGAGAACTTTAAGATTCAGGATGGTATCACCAAAGTTAGATGGCAGTGTTTTCCCAAGCATATTGGAATCTAAGAATAGATATCTGAGAGAAGACTGATTGTATTTGTACAGGGTTTCCGGGATTCCACCTGATAGCCTATTTTCAGCAAGGTTTAATTCAGAAAGATTTGGGAGTTTTCCCAACTCATCAGGAATGGTTCCGGTGAGCTTATTATCAGCAAGCAAGATGTATTCAAGCTGACTGCTGTTGTTTAGGCTTGGTGGGATTTCTCCGGTGAGATTATTTCCTCCAAGAAATAACAACAATAGATTGGATAGGCGGCCTATACCACTGGGAACTTCTCCTATTAGTAAGTTGCTAGACAGGAATAGTTTGTATAGATTGGAGCCGTTTGTAAGAGTATCCGGAATGGTCCCTCGCAGTGAGTTCTGTCCCAAGAGAAGGTCCTCCAATCTTTGGAGACGGTTGAGAGGAGGTATCTCGCCGGTGAAGCCATTAATGGACAGGTCCAGTCTCCTAAGGAATGATAGATTCCCGAGGGATGGTGAAATCGTGCCCGACAAAGATAGGTTCATAAGGTTCAGCTCGATGACTCGCCCCGGGTGCTCCAGGCCGCTGTAGACGACGCCGTTCCATCCGCAAAGGGGGACGCCGAGGTCCCAAGATCTCAAGGCTTGACTTGGGTCGTTGGTGATGGCCCGCTTGAAATCTAGCAGCGACATCATGTCTGTGCTGTTATCATGGATTGTCTTCGTTGAGGAGGAGCAGCGGATGCTGCCGACTCCGCAAGAAAGGAGCAGCAACGAGAGTAGCGTAAGGATGGAGGTGATCCTTGCGGGTTGACTGGCACATATAAGATTGCCTCCCGGATCTGCACGTGTTAAGAGTAATGATCAGCAACGACAATAGCCATTAGAGGATGCTGCCGACTTCAAAAGTGATGTGAAGAAAGAGTTTGCTGGCAGCAATGACAAAACCGACGGCAAGGcaaaaaatggatgtttggaactaaaaccacgacatttattttggatcggagggagtactgtaCTTCACTAGTAACGAGGACAACAGAGTACGTATGCACCTTTGCTTGGCCGGATCGCAAGAAACGGTGGCTTGCTTCCTTCCATGGTTTTGCTGCCGGCCAGGTGGTGAGGTGTGCCCGTATGAGTTGGAATGCTGGAGGCTCATCAGATTGAGCGTCATCACGTCCACACACTTGCATCTGAATTTTCTGCAGTTTTTCTCACACCCTTATCTGAAGCCTGCCCGCCGCCGGAGTGAAGACCTCAAGTCTGTCAACCTTGTCAGTGACCGTTTCGGCCTACAGTAGGATCACTCCAATTCTTCTCTGTACTTTTCAGACGGAAACGGAAGAGATGTGTCCAGCATTCGTATGTTTTCTTTGTGATAGCCGTGCTTCCAGAATGTCGCCTTACGGCACGAGCTGAGGTCCAGGGCGGCTAGAAGTTCTTCCAGGGAGCAGTTTTAACATGCTTCCTCTTACCCTCTCTTTTTACATGAAAGGTAAGAGTATTTAATAGATCTGAGTTGTTGATCTTATTAATTAGTGGTCTGATTAACTCTTAATTACCTTCTTACCTCATATGTAAAAAGGGAGGGGGGGtgtaagagggagcatgttaaaatttgCATCTTCCAGCGGTGCCTGACTTTTAGGGACACCGGCATCGTGCTACAATCCTGACGTTGCACTATTCTGCGCTTGTAtaaatttttttcttcttctaccAGTCAATAAAAACGCAAAGCTTTTGTTTTTCCTTGAAGAAAAATATACATTGTGCGTAGACATTACTCATTGACTATTTTTCCCAATAAAATACACGTCACAGCTGGTCAATTAAACTTGTATGTGTTTCACGTTGGATAACGACACAGTATGATGATGCCGTGCCTTCAAGGGGTACTATTTGTCCGATATTGTGCCATTATTTTTCTCAAAAAAGGTCGAAAAAACTAGCGTTCAAacatgtgggcgtttgcacatcgcccacacgcctccattaccactcattttgccacataTGAACAGATGATATCAGcagatttttttttggttttcggcttaaaaatgttttatctcctaattaaaaaagcgaattaaaaatccgttttcaccattaaatccgtctcgatgagatcttcaaaactagacccatgttgatatgtttcgacgaaattttttttgcccaaaagttgccatgatgtttacactgtagttgccatagtgcttaaactaaagctgccatgtggcaatttttgtTTTTCGATGATGCCAATtctagtactttgaccatgaaaataattttttgtatgaaccatggcaattttaagtgcatgtatcatggcaattttaatttatggtgcatggtaagtctagtttcttaattccccgttttataatatgtcaaaatttatttttaaatgtagaaaaaaatagctgaaacatatcatggcaacttcagtgtaaacatcatggcaattcatgtgcaatagacacggcaacttttaaccaaaaaaaattcatcgaaatatattgatatgagatctagtttcgaagatctcgtcgcgagggatttaatggtgaaaacggaatCTTCAattggatttttcatttaagagataaaaaaatttaaaacagaaaatccaaaaagatttccacatgcatgcatgcggtgacatggcgCAGTCTTTGTGCtatagggcgtgtgggcgggtttagctcccaccacacgtgtgggcgtcagCGTTGTCCAAAAAGATATACACTTAGCTCAATGTTTCCTTTCTCGTCCAAGTCAAGTCTGCCAAATGTCAACCAGCTCTATTTCCATGCTACTCGCTGATGAATCGCAAATAACTGAAGGACCATAATATAGATGCAATGCTATGTATATTTCTATGTCTAGCAAAACATATACATGGGAGAAAAACCATTAGGAGTAACCATTCTTGATGTAGGGAGCACATCGATATAGCATGGGCGGTAAGGGAACGCACGATAGATGCCTCGAGTTTGTTGGGTGTCATCTCTAACAAGCCTCGTGCCCAAATACTGCATTCTGGAGCTGTTAGGGTGGTACGCCACAACATGGCCCCATATGTGGCAGAGAAGGAACACATCCTTGTATGGATGCAGTCCCATGATTCTCCAATGCGCATGTCCTTGTTCCTCTTGGCGGGCATCACTTTGATTCAGGTCGATGAAGTTGTCCTCGGCTGAGTTCCAAGAGTACTGAGAACCATCGGCACTTTCGgattcttcatcttcatcttgatgtgtaTCTCTTTCACTGAGGTCGTTATCATCACTGGCATTGGTCGTTTGGCCCTGGACATCCTCCTTATAGATGCTTTCTTCTTCACTGCCATAGTTGTCATTGATATTATAAGTTGTTTCACTCTGCCCATCCTTCTCACAGATGCATTCTTCTTCATTGTCATAGTTGTCATCAATATCATCAGTCGTTTCACTTTGCCCATCCTTCTCATAGATGCTTTCTTCTTCATGGTCATCGTTGTCATCAACATCGTCCGTTGTGTCACCTAGGCCACCCTCCTCATACAAGTGCActattgcctctttgctttcgatGGCCTCCCATGGCACCCTCGGCTCTATAATCGAGTTATTGATTTTATGACCATAAAAACCCAGGTTGGCCTCATGTGATAACATCCACCCTAGGAGGCCATCGGCCGATTCTTCCAGCATCCATACCTTGATTTGTTGATGCTTGTTGACCACCACATAACGAATTCCGCCTCCGACTCTACACATCTATGGAGTCTACTGTGCCGAGCTCATGTTTTTTGAGTCCCCGAAGGCGAGAGAGGTCCCGGAGGATAACCAGACTACGACTACTGGGATTGTCAGAGTGACACAGGGAGCGGTGACTGAGGCACAGATTGTGAGGAGGTTGCAGGAGATAGCTCCCGGTGATTTTGTTTGGGAGTTAGTACCCATTGAGGACAGAGTTTTTAAGGTGGACTTCCCGTCTATCGAGGACCTGCAGAAATAGTTAAGTTTTGGCTTGTGTAAAGTTCCCGGTACTACATGTATTCTGGAGTTTAACGAGTGGAAACAGGTTGAGCCTAAAGGAAAACCGCTTACACAGGTATGGCTGAGGTTTTTGGGGGCTCCATCAAAGCCTCTGCAGGACGCTCGTGTTGTGGCTAGTTTGGGTATCCTCGTTGGAAAAACTGAAAAAGTGGACATGGTTTTCACTCGTGCCAATGGGATTGCCCGGATTCTTGTGAGCATTTTGGATATTGAGTATGTGCCCGATAAGGTCAACTGGACATATAGGGGTGAGGTCTTCCCGCTAGAGATTGAGTTTGAGGACACCGACTTGTTTGATGATGCAGTTAACGGTAATGATGTTGATATGCACGATCGTGAGGGAGGTACTGGGACTAAGGGGGCCCCGTCAGATGAGACCATGCGAGAGGGATCCAACGGATCGCACCCTCAGT
Above is a window of Triticum aestivum cultivar Chinese Spring chromosome 6B, IWGSC CS RefSeq v2.1, whole genome shotgun sequence DNA encoding:
- the LOC123139734 gene encoding LRR receptor-like serine/threonine-protein kinase FLS2; translation: MLEESADGLLGWMLSHEANLGFYGHKINNSIIEPRVPWEAIESKEAIVHLYEEGGLGDTTDDVDDNDDHEEESIYEKDGQSETTDDIDDNYDNEEECICEKDGQSETTYNINDNYGSEEESIYKEDVQGQTTNASDDNDLSERDTHQDEDEESESADGSQYSWNSAEDNFIDLNQSDARQEEQGHAHWRIMGLHPYKDVFLLCHIWGHVVAYHPNSSRMQYLGTRLVRDDTQQTRGIYHPGGNLICASQPARITSILTLLSLLLLSCGVGSIRCSSSTKTIHDNSTDMMSLLDFKRAITNDPSQALRSWDLGVPLCGWNGVVYSGLEHPGRVIELNLMNLSLSGTISPSLGNLSFLRRLDLSINGFTGEIPPLNRLQRLEDLLLGQNSLRGTIPDTLTNGSNLYKLFLSSNLLIGEVPSGIGRLSNLLLLFLGGNNLTGEIPPSLNNSSQLEYILLADNKLTGTIPDELGKLPNLSELNLAENRLSGGIPETLYKYNQSSLRYLFLDSNMLGKTLPSNFGDTILNLKVLTLYENNFEGHLPASLGNISGLKWLDLSFNNFVGQVQISFGNLGLLQHLDLQQNNLMGFIPRELSGLQHLTNLYLSDNNLEGGVP